The following is a genomic window from Drosophila busckii strain San Diego stock center, stock number 13000-0081.31 chromosome 2L, ASM1175060v1, whole genome shotgun sequence.
TTcaactttaaatactttaaatatcGACTGAAGCTTATAAGTAGcagtttttttaaaattatatttatgttaaagctATTGTGTAAAAGTTCAATTGATTTAAGGCActgcttcaatttttatttataaatgtacaGATTTGAAACGCATTCGGAGTGTAACTTGCAATTTGAAAACTTCATTTAAACTACAACTTTGATTTCGGCTTTTCCTTCTCAGGCGGTGGGCACGTCTGTAGCAGATCCCTCATATCCGAGAATGCTTTTTCCAGGGCAGCGGCAAACTTAAGTGGATCGGTTTCCATATTCTTACGCCAGCTCGAAATGGCTAAGATTATATCATCCTCACGTGGATTATAGCAGCAAGCGTAACCATCTTCCGTAGCGGGACCATAGCCCATGAAAGCATCGTAAAGCGTGGCCACCTGCGATGTGGACATCCGGAAGTGCAAGGATTTGGTGTAGCCCGGCGATGAGTAGAATTCCGGTATGGGCAAATTGTTTTCCTGCGCCATTAATTTTAATCCTAGCAAATGCCGATCTACGCCACGTCCCTGCAGTGCCAGACGTGTATACTGCTGATGACTGTTCACGGCCTCACGCAATAATTTGATACGTGTTGCATTATCCAATTTCTCATTGTCCATACCAATGCTAAACTTCACAGACTCATTGGAGCAGGAGCGTATGGTCTCTGTACGCCCATTCTCGAAAATGCGCAAATGCGCGGACTCATACTGTGCCGCTGGCACCTTATGCATTCTGtgattaaaacatttaattagtaCAACCATTAGTTTGTTTATCATAGTTAAGTACCTATAGAAAGCCAGTTGTAGCGCTATTTGCACGAAGCTATCCGGACCcagtttttgctgtttgataAAACCTTTGCCatagcatttgaatttaagcacATACATCTGTAGATTCTTCACCAGAGCGTCGACATTCCGCTTGGCATAGAACATCCATTGCTCCACGCAGGGATTTAGCTCAGCGAATTTGAGTTTTTCCGGATCGCAGACACAGTTGTCAGAGCCGCATTTGCCATAGTCTGGATCGTCAAGCCTAAAATGGCAAAAGTATTAATTATGTGCAAGCTTAGTTTGTGTTCGCTTACATTTTCTTTACCACATAGTCCATCATCATGGCTATGGGCTGTCCCTCCGCGGGCGAATGTTCATAGGTGAAACCTACATTGCCATTGGGATTCACTACCAGCTGTATGGTCTTGTCCATCCAACGATTGCCGGCATTAACCGTGCTGCCACCGCCATGTATTAGCGAGAGTATTAATTcagttgtttgctgcttgggcTCCACCGCCACACATTCATCCAGCGACACAGTAAAGAGTGCACCTTGTATGGTTTTCATGGCCTTGGCATTTACAGGTGATTTGTTCAGCTGCTCATACGCCTCGGCCCAGTTATCGCGATTGTCTGTGGTGAGTATGCCGTAGGGTATTCCCACGCACTTTTCCTCTTCCATAATACCACGTATTTGATCGGCAAAAACTTTAGATGACAGTACTTCACCGTCCTCATCATACATGCAGAGCTTGAAGAACtgttgaaaaatgtttaatttttaagaaaGCTTTGATCAATTTCTGTTAATTCATAACTCACATTGTTCTTATAGATAATAACCGCGTAGGCGGAGCAGGGATTATAAACAATCTCGTCCTGTATGCGCTTGGGTATACGACAAGTGCCAAACACTTTGCCAAATTGACTATTATCCAGCTCGTTTTTGCCCATTTTAACAATCGGTATTTTCCCATCATCAACGAATTTTTTAAACTCACCCAGACCATAAATTACCGTAGCCGTATAGTTGATATAATCATTGGTATCTTTAAAGTTTTGGGGAGGGAACGTCATGCCGGGACTGACATAGACTGTGACAGGATCACGATATTTTAGATAGGCATTTGTTAGCCAGCGATGAGCTAGCCAATTCTTCTCAGTGTCTCCCACTGCCTCAAGAAGCGCCTGCAACTTGCTTCCATCGTTATCTTTAAAGTTTTCggtaattttttgttgctcctTGAACTCCTTGGGTGTTAGCAGTGGCTGCACTGTCAGCAAAAAGCGATCCAAAGTTTCCTGCAGCGGCAGTACATGATATTTTAGCAGCTCCTGCTTGGGCTGCTTAGGCACCTGCGGCGCCTTACTGTCACCGTCGCCGGCTTTGCCAGTGCTATAGCTGGCGGGTAGAAGCTTAATAAGCGCATTGGGACTTTGCTTCTGTACGGAGAGTTTGGTCTGCAAACTGGGAGGTTAAATTAAGGCCTAAACTATGTTGAATTGGCACACTTACCAAATTCCAAACGACTTTATTGCTGTTTAAGAATCTCATCTCGTCGGCCCTCTGAACTTGGTTTTTATTTGGGGCGCTGCAAAgcataatcaataaaaaatggttttaataattttaatacgcTTAATCCAAAGGTTGTTGCGCTCTTGTTGTCACCTTTGATATTTGTGCATAATCTCTAAGGTAGTGGCAATTTGTGAGTCGCGATAAACAGCGCGTTAAGATTAACGTCGACACCGACGGCGACGCAGGCAGCAAAAGAGTGTGGACACACAATACAACTTTAAATTGCcaattacaattttgaaaacaaacaacttaTCAGTTGGTCCACGTAGACAGTATTGCAGTTACCCAGATTCGAGCGCTAACGAAACACCTTTGAACTGGTTTCCTGTCAACCTACTTTTGAACTGGGAGTTGTTGCTCTcacctgttgctgctttgatcGCGCTCAGAAACATTTTGTCACAAACATATGCACATTTGTgtaagtgtgagtgtgttaTGATGTGGCTCTCTGTTTTGGTTTTAGAGTCCAAAGTCTGCTTACCCGGCGGCGCTACTGCTTGACAGGTGCTTACAGGCAAATTCCTAATGAGGCTGAGATTACACTAACGTTGTTTCAAAAGCCATATAATCCAGAAACAGTAAATTTAGTAAACTACTTGTTTAtctaattgcaaatttcaagTGCTGGTGAGAATGAGTGAAACGCCGATGAGCAAAATATCGGAACTAGTAATATATCGGAACAAGTTTAGACTGGTGTTATCAAAAATCATCCAGCTGGGCACACTACTCAAcgtttacaaatatttaaagtgccGCGCTCAAAACTTTCAAATGAACGAGTAAGCAAGAGTTAATAATCTTACTTTTCATTcattaataatacaatacaGTCgacttaatatttttcatatttttttatttaaattattgcatttactgcagattaaatgctaaattacATAGTCTAGGGCTAAGATATTTTTAACTTGTGCTTACGCATAAATTCTGCTTCAATACAAAAATCACAGCAATTCTTAGCATAGATTTAAAAACTCGAATTACAATTGTTGTGCAAATTCTCTTATTGACTCCCGTCTGATAATTTGCTATAATTCagttataaattcaaattattttgttggaTACCTCATGGAGGTGGCGCGCGTGTACACTAAGTATGTTTAAGGCTGCTTacacttatatatatgtatagctatGTATCATATGTGGGTCGGGGACAATTACAATcgttatgtttttgttttttgttttttaaagctATCACAGTAATAAAACCAGCAATTggttttcatattatttacaatacatCTCAAATGCTATATCAAACCAAAGCGGCGATGCCAATGCCCAACataaaagacacacacatatgcacatacatatttgctaaattatagtatatagtatagtatagtatgCATGCATTTACCGACAACCTAAACTAACAGCTAAACGTGTAacttaaatttctaaaaattatgGCTTCGTTGTTGCTATACCGCCAAACTGCTCCGGATGGGCATAGGGTAACCAACTATTGCTCCGACCGTGACTATTCGCCTCGCTGTTTGGGTTTTTATTGCTCTCCGCAAACATCGGCGAGCTCG
Proteins encoded in this region:
- the LOC108594475 gene encoding carnitine O-acetyltransferase-like isoform X2; this encodes MRFLNSNKVVWNLTKLSVQKQSPNALIKLLPASYSTGKAGDGDSKAPQVPKQPKQELLKYHVLPLQETLDRFLLTVQPLLTPKEFKEQQKITENFKDNDGSKLQALLEAVGDTEKNWLAHRWLTNAYLKYRDPVTVYVSPGMTFPPQNFKDTNDYINYTATVIYGLGEFKKFVDDGKIPIVKMGKNELDNSQFGKVFGTCRIPKRIQDEIVYNPCSAYAVIIYKNNFFKLCMYDEDGEVLSSKVFADQIRGIMEEEKCVGIPYGILTTDNRDNWAEAYEQLNKSPVNAKAMKTIQGALFTVSLDECVAVEPKQQTTELILSLIHGGGSTVNAGNRWMDKTIQLVVNPNGNVGFTYEHSPAEGQPIAMMMDYVVKKMLDDPDYGKCGSDNCVCDPEKLKFAELNPCVEQWMFYAKRNVDALVKNLQMYVLKFKCYGKGFIKQQKLGPDSFVQIALQLAFYRMHKVPAAQYESAHLRIFENGRTETIRSCSNESVKFSIGMDNEKLDNATRIKLLREAVNSHQQYTRLALQGRGVDRHLLGLKLMAQENNLPIPEFYSSPGYTKSLHFRMSTSQVATLYDAFMGYGPATEDGYACCYNPREDDIILAISSWRKNMETDPLKFAAALEKAFSDMRDLLQTCPPPEKEKPKSKL
- the LOC108594475 gene encoding carnitine O-acetyltransferase-like isoform X1, with the translated sequence MHKYQSAPNKNQVQRADEMRFLNSNKVVWNLTKLSVQKQSPNALIKLLPASYSTGKAGDGDSKAPQVPKQPKQELLKYHVLPLQETLDRFLLTVQPLLTPKEFKEQQKITENFKDNDGSKLQALLEAVGDTEKNWLAHRWLTNAYLKYRDPVTVYVSPGMTFPPQNFKDTNDYINYTATVIYGLGEFKKFVDDGKIPIVKMGKNELDNSQFGKVFGTCRIPKRIQDEIVYNPCSAYAVIIYKNNFFKLCMYDEDGEVLSSKVFADQIRGIMEEEKCVGIPYGILTTDNRDNWAEAYEQLNKSPVNAKAMKTIQGALFTVSLDECVAVEPKQQTTELILSLIHGGGSTVNAGNRWMDKTIQLVVNPNGNVGFTYEHSPAEGQPIAMMMDYVVKKMLDDPDYGKCGSDNCVCDPEKLKFAELNPCVEQWMFYAKRNVDALVKNLQMYVLKFKCYGKGFIKQQKLGPDSFVQIALQLAFYRMHKVPAAQYESAHLRIFENGRTETIRSCSNESVKFSIGMDNEKLDNATRIKLLREAVNSHQQYTRLALQGRGVDRHLLGLKLMAQENNLPIPEFYSSPGYTKSLHFRMSTSQVATLYDAFMGYGPATEDGYACCYNPREDDIILAISSWRKNMETDPLKFAAALEKAFSDMRDLLQTCPPPEKEKPKSKL